A genomic region of Serratia fonticola contains the following coding sequences:
- a CDS encoding fimbria/pilus outer membrane usher protein: MKPTFRFAIMPLALLANGAWAEMNKVYLIINDNFKGEMAVNLGSNEEPCITAPLLQEWGIREATAMVMETSPEGCIRPETLRARKIEVFYEPIAQLLTVDIPAAVLGNSKLQKRWDDGINAAFVNYQFNYGHYAGENYRDSERHDSMYADITTGMNIGPWRLRYQPVYQKETWGNPTWHTEKALAYRDIKAWRAILTLGDSVTPSALFENVRFRGMSLVSDSRMLPDGLRQFSPWVRGFARSNAEVRVRQNGELIYQTFVSPGAFVLKDVYPPALEGDLTVTIRESDSTETERKIPYSSMPNLVYSGQWRYDATVGKYRPYYGIEEEQPSFVQASLSYGLPGKVTLYGGIQGADIYRSAALGIGKSFNQWGALSADYSFASAKQPRRSSPDTGSMMRVRYAKAFPALESSVSLMAQYYPRQRYRTFGDAIEQQNTYWWDWEDGIFVGDIDDEKKYRLEARYTQYLSDSDSLYLTLVREAKRGNERGETSVEMGYSATLGSIDVSLYAEYNRTSYSKEQAQLGVSFSLPLNALGMPRMKLNYDHTLANDRTDSRRVGVSGTLLSDYSLSYNASTSQSQKYGSSQDLSADYQYNAGELRIGHSQGKGYRQQNLEVSGSLMAHQEGVTLGQTLGDTMAIVSVSGTPGIGVDNQYGVKTDWRGYALVGNLTPYRINTLTLDNFDLPDTLELPESDKEVVPTAGAIMFSRFAPARKVSPDAAQTSSPE, translated from the coding sequence ATGAAACCCACCTTCCGCTTTGCCATCATGCCGCTAGCGCTGCTTGCTAACGGTGCTTGGGCAGAAATGAATAAAGTCTATCTCATCATTAATGACAATTTTAAGGGTGAGATGGCGGTCAATCTTGGCTCGAATGAGGAGCCCTGTATCACGGCACCATTGCTGCAGGAATGGGGGATCCGTGAAGCCACCGCTATGGTGATGGAAACATCGCCAGAGGGATGTATTCGGCCAGAAACGCTGCGGGCCCGAAAAATTGAGGTGTTCTACGAGCCCATAGCCCAACTGCTTACGGTAGATATTCCAGCCGCAGTGTTAGGCAACAGTAAGCTGCAAAAGCGCTGGGATGACGGCATCAACGCGGCATTTGTTAACTACCAGTTCAACTATGGCCATTACGCGGGTGAGAACTATCGCGATTCGGAGCGGCATGACAGCATGTATGCCGATATCACTACCGGGATGAACATCGGGCCTTGGCGGTTGCGCTATCAACCCGTCTATCAGAAAGAGACCTGGGGCAATCCCACTTGGCATACCGAAAAGGCGCTCGCGTATCGGGATATTAAGGCCTGGCGCGCCATACTGACCTTGGGCGATAGCGTGACCCCCTCAGCGCTGTTCGAAAACGTCAGATTTCGCGGTATGAGCCTGGTGTCGGATAGCCGCATGTTACCGGATGGTTTGCGTCAGTTTTCACCCTGGGTCCGAGGCTTTGCGCGCAGTAATGCGGAAGTCAGGGTACGGCAGAACGGCGAACTGATTTACCAGACATTTGTCTCCCCAGGCGCCTTTGTGCTTAAAGATGTCTATCCTCCCGCGCTTGAAGGGGATCTGACCGTCACCATCCGGGAAAGTGACAGCACTGAGACCGAGCGTAAAATACCGTATTCCTCTATGCCTAACCTGGTATACAGCGGCCAATGGCGCTATGACGCTACCGTAGGTAAGTACCGGCCTTACTATGGGATAGAAGAGGAACAGCCGAGCTTTGTTCAGGCCTCTCTCAGCTACGGGTTACCGGGCAAAGTCACATTGTACGGCGGCATACAAGGAGCGGATATTTATCGTAGCGCAGCATTAGGGATTGGCAAAAGTTTCAATCAGTGGGGCGCTCTTTCTGCGGACTACAGTTTTGCTTCGGCCAAGCAACCAAGGCGTTCATCACCCGATACCGGTAGCATGATGCGTGTTCGCTACGCGAAGGCCTTTCCTGCCCTGGAGTCATCGGTCAGCCTGATGGCGCAGTATTACCCAAGACAACGTTACCGCACTTTCGGCGATGCTATAGAGCAGCAGAACACCTATTGGTGGGACTGGGAGGACGGTATATTTGTCGGTGACATTGACGATGAGAAAAAGTACCGCCTGGAAGCACGTTACACGCAATATCTGTCAGACTCAGACAGCCTTTACCTGACGTTGGTACGGGAAGCCAAACGGGGTAATGAACGGGGAGAGACCAGTGTCGAAATGGGCTACAGCGCAACCTTGGGTAGCATCGATGTTTCACTGTATGCAGAATATAACCGCACATCCTACAGCAAAGAGCAGGCACAGCTCGGGGTATCTTTCTCGCTGCCGCTGAATGCATTAGGGATGCCGAGAATGAAACTGAACTACGATCATACGCTCGCGAATGATCGTACTGACAGTCGGCGGGTTGGCGTTAGCGGGACGTTACTTTCCGATTACAGTCTGAGTTACAACGCCAGCACCAGTCAGAGCCAGAAATACGGCAGCAGCCAGGATCTGAGTGCGGATTACCAATATAACGCCGGTGAGCTGCGGATTGGGCATTCACAAGGGAAAGGCTACCGCCAGCAAAATCTGGAGGTTTCCGGGAGCCTGATGGCGCATCAGGAAGGAGTGACACTGGGACAAACGCTGGGCGATACCATGGCTATTGTCAGTGTATCGGGAACTCCGGGGATTGGTGTCGATAATCAGTATGGCGTCAAGACAGACTGGCGGGGCTATGCGTTGGTGGGTAACCTGACGCCTTATCGTATAAATACCCTCACTCTGGACAACTTTGACTTGCCGGATACGCTTGAATTGCCAGAATCAGACAAGGAAGTGGTGCCTACGGCCGGCGCGATCATGTTCAGTCGTTTCGCCCCGGCGCGCAAAGTCAGCCCGGATGCTGCTCAAACCAGCTCTCCAGAATAA
- the ruvX gene encoding Holliday junction resolvase RuvX, producing the protein MTNRTIIAFDFGTKSIGAAIGQEITGTARALAAFKAQDGVPDWQKIERLLKEWQPDLVVVGLPLNMDGTEQPLTERARKFANRLHGRFGVQIALHDERLSTVEARSHLFDRGGFRALDKGSVDSASAVVILESWFEQHPG; encoded by the coding sequence ATGACCAACCGCACTATCATCGCCTTCGATTTCGGTACCAAAAGCATCGGCGCCGCTATCGGCCAGGAGATCACCGGCACAGCACGAGCGTTGGCCGCCTTTAAGGCTCAAGACGGGGTGCCAGACTGGCAAAAGATTGAACGCCTGCTCAAAGAATGGCAGCCAGACCTGGTGGTGGTAGGGTTGCCACTGAATATGGATGGCACTGAACAGCCGCTGACTGAACGCGCGCGTAAATTTGCCAACCGCCTGCATGGCCGCTTTGGTGTGCAAATTGCGCTACACGACGAGCGTTTGAGTACCGTTGAAGCCCGCTCGCACCTGTTTGACCGTGGTGGGTTTCGCGCGTTAGACAAAGGCAGCGTCGACTCTGCCTCTGCGGTAGTTATTCTGGAGAGCTGGTTTGAGCAGCATCCGGGCTGA